Within Lentisphaerota bacterium, the genomic segment AGTACGGACTGAAGGAATAGATGGTGTGCACATGATTATTCACTTCATGGGTCTGCTTCACTCCGGCTTTCACCGACTCGCCCAGCTCGCGGATCGCCGCCAGCCGGGTGTTTGCACACGGATCATTCAAATTCGCAAGGTTCATGAGACGCGCTCCCGTTTACTGATCAGCAATCCCTTGACGGCAAGTCCGGTGCCCCGGTCCACACACAGTCCCGCAGGGGCGAAACAGAGGCGAAACACGAAACAGGGGACAGAGAAATAGTAACATATTTTTTCGGATCCGTGTGGAAATCATGCCTGCTCGATGCTTTAGGGGGTAGAGGGCTCGTCAGGTGCGAGCCGGAACCATACGGCAGGGAGGGGTTACAAGGGACAGACCATTTGTAGTATCTATCTGGTGTCGGAAGAGGTCCGCGAGAGTGGCTACTCGCTTGCCGACAACAACCAGCTTCTGTTCGGCGGCGTGAACGTCACGCTGGCGTTCTAAGTCTGTAGACGATTGCGTTACCCGAAAACGAAGGCCCCGCGCAACGAACTGCGCGGGGCCTTTTCGTCTCAGAGCGTGCCGCTTGCGGTGTCCTTGTCCCGTGCCGTGCCGTCAAGCGTCAGGGCCAGCCGCGTCAGATTGCGGAGGGCGTTCACGGAGAGTGTGGCCCCAGTGATGCCGTCCACTTCCCGGTCGAGTTGCCCGTCGCGGAGCGAGGTCCCGGTCAACTGCTTGAGGAAACGGGGTGAGCGTATCTCGCGTCCCCGGCTCTCCGTGTAGGCCAGCACTTCGCACGTGGCGACCTTTCCGTCCTTGATGACGAATCCGGCGGTGATACGTCCTGACTTCGCCT encodes:
- a CDS encoding FMN-binding protein translates to MSSKHALLGFGAAAVLSVCRIIAAESAPAADTPGFIAGAFRNPPVPAKLALAGPLAVRVSQILGHKYAQPEITYWREADVTAWILQSKAKSGRITAGFVIKDGKVATCEVLAYTESRGREIRSPRFLKQLTGTSLRDGQLDREVDGITGATLSVNALRNLTRLALTLDGTARDKDTASGTL